The following nucleotide sequence is from Flavobacterium sp. N1736.
GGGCAAACCAGATAAAAGTTCATGCGTTTCCTTTCGCATATGTGTTTCGATGTAACCAATTTTCACGTCGATTCCGTTTTTCAACAACGAATGTGCTTCCTGCAGCATACGATACGTTTTCCCCACACCGGCGCTCATTCCAATGTAGACTTTAAACTTTCCTTTTCGTGATTTCTGAATTAAATCGAGAAAGTGCTGTGCATTATTTTCTTTTTCCATTTTTTATGGTGTAACATGTTTCTTGTGAAATGTAAAATGACTTCTGTAAATGATGTGTTACATTTCACATTTCACAAAAAACTTTTTACTTAATTAGAAAGAAATCGCCAACGAAGTCGTTACAAACGTATTCGTATCCGTTGGAAGATTGTCTTTTGTAAATATTTCATCTTTACTCGAAAGATTTCTTGCCTCGATTCTAAACATTACATTATCAGTAACTAAGTAATCAAAGTTAGCTGAAAATCCGTAAGTTTTAAAACCATTTGGAGTTTCAGTTGCGATAATAACTCCTTTTTCATCACTATAATATTCGCCACGAGCCGCAAGCTGAATTTTATCCGTTGGTTTGTATTGCAGAATCAAAACTGGCGAAAACCAAGTGTCATATTTATTACTGTTTTTTGCCGCTTGTTGCGATCCAACATCAAAACCAGCCGTAACATTTGTTTTATCCGTTACCTTAAATTGTCCGTAAAAGTTGTTAAAATAACGCCATTTTTTATCGATATCTGGCTGCTCATTTCCAACATAAGTACTCCAGTTCAAAACCACTTTGTCCGATGGTTTGTACGTAACTTGCGTTCCAAAAGCAGGCGTTTGATTGCCTTCCACTTTCTCAATACGTTGCCAGCCATTCAAATACATTCCGGCTAAATACCATTTTCCTGACTCAGATGTGTAACCAATTTTAACTCCTGCTTCATAATAAGGCGAGTTTTCAGCCAAAATACTTCGTGTTAAAGTCTGGCAATCTTTACCAATTGCACTTTCAAAACCAATATGTGCCGGCATAATTCCCGCATCAATCCATAAATTATGACTTTGCGAAATCTTCACGCCAACATTTGCCTCGTATATATTTTTCAATAAACCTTGCTCTGCCGACATATTATATTCAGCGTAAGTTCCAGCCATTAAAGCAAAATTTCCACGAACATTATCTTTCGAATAATTCACTTTCGCCAAACCTAAATTGATGTTCACTTCATTGCTTTTATTATAATTGTAAAAAAAGCCTGGTCGCGTATGATCTTCCGGTTTTCCGAAATCATAACTATAATAAGTTTCGACATATCCCGAAAACGTAAACGGGCTTTTTGTTTCTTCTTGTGCATGTAAATTGCTAAAACCAAAAGCGATTAAAGCAGTAAGTATTATTTTTTTCATTTTTGTGGTATTCAATTATTTATTAAGTAGATTTTTTAGGAGCTATTTCCCGCTATCCGTTTCAATCTTTTACTTTTTAAAGAAAAAAGTAAAAGGATTTCCACTACTATCGGGGCTAGGGCTTTTGGGGTAAAAAAGGGCGTTCATTATCCTAACAGGTTTCCAAAACCTGTTAGGTATTTATTATAAAATTTAGTTTGTCATTGCGAAGATCTTTGTCAAACCCGACAGGTTTTTAAAACCTGTCGGGTTTAAAAACTCAGAACCTAAGAACCTTTTTTAGAAAGCTCATCCAAAGCCACATTCAATTCCAACACATTCACCGTTGGAGTTCCCATAACTTTTGGCGTATTAATATTCGCTTCAACCAAAGCTTTTACTTTATCTTCAGCTAATTTTCGTTCTTTGGCAACACGTTTCACCTGAATCAAAGCGCCTTGCGGTGAAATATTCGGATCTAAACCGCTACCAGAAGCGGTCACCATATCTGATGGAATCTCAGATTTTTTCAAATACGGATGAACAACTAAAAACGTGTCGATTCTTTTTTGAACCAAAGCTAAATAGTCAGCATTACTTGGTCCTTTGTTGCTTCCGGCACTTCCTGCAGCATTATAATCCACAGCCGAAGGTCTTCCCCAGAAATAATTTGACTTATCGAATTTCTGACCGATTTTTTGGTATCCAACCACTTTTCCGTTAACCGAAATAGTTTCTCCTTTTCCGTGATTAGGAGCAAATTGTGCAATTCCGTAAATCGCAAGGGGATAAATAACTGCAAACAGAATTACGGTAAGCAGTGTCAATTTTAATAGTGAAAATATTGTTTTCATGTTTCTAATGTAAAATGTTAGATATAAAATGTTAGATGTAAAAGTGATCTGTAAATTGTTATATGTGACTTTTTGATTTAGTCATTTCACATTTTACAAATCACATTTCACTAAATAAACATAGCTACCAGTAAATCAATTAATTTAATTCCGATAAAAGGGACAATTAATCCACCTAACCCATAAATCAACAGATTTCGTTTTAGGATTGCACTTGCACCAATTGGTTTATAATCAACACCTCTCAACGCTAACGGAATCAATATCGGAATGATGATCGCATTAAAGATTACCGCTGATAAAATTGCACTTTCAGGACTGTGCAAACGCATGATATTTAAACCTTCAAGCGCAGGAATTGCAGTAATAAAAAGAGCAGGAACAATAGCAAAATATTTCGCAACGTCATTTGCAATAGAAAAAGTAGTTAAAGTGCCTCGAGTCATTAAAAGTTGTTTCCCAATTTCGATAATCTCGATTAATTTAGTTGGGTCATTGTCAAGATCGACCATGTTTCCGGCTTCTTTTGCAGCCTGAGTTCCACTGTTCATGGCAACACCTACATTCGCTTGTGCAAGGGCAGGAGCATCGTTCGTTCCGTCACCCATCATGGCAACAAGTTTACCTAAGTTTTGCTCGTTTTTGATGTAGTTCATTTTATCCTCAGGTTTCGCTTCGGCAATAAAATCATCAACTCCGGCAGCTTCGGCAATAAACTTCGCCGTAAGCGGATTATCTCCGGTAACCATCACCGTTTTTACACCCATTTTTCTCAAACGGTCAAAACGTTCTTTCATTCCGGTTTTAATGATATCCTGCAATTCGATAACACCTTGAACCTGATCGTTTTTAATTACGACTAGTGGCGTTCCTCCGTTTGTAGAAATATCAATTACTTTTTGAGCGGTATCTTCAGGGAAAGAATTCCCGGCTTGTTTTGCAATATTTTTTGCAGCATCCTGAGCTCCTTTTCTAATATTGGTTCCGTCTTTTAAAATAACTCCGGAAGTTCTCGTTTCTGCGGTAAATTTGATTAAAGTAGCACCTTCAATTGATAATTTATTGGCAGTTTCGGCACCTGCCAGTTCCACGATACTTTTCCCTTCCGGAGTGTCATCTGCCAATGAACTTAACACAGCAGACTTTATAAAATCTTCTTCAGTAACACCTTTTGCAGGGTAGAAATTTGTTGCTTTTCTGTTTCCAATGGTAATTGTTCCGGTTTTATCCAAAAGCAATACATCAATATCTCCGGCAGTTTCAACTGCTTTTCCTGATTTTGTAATTACGTTGGCACGCAACGCTCTGTCCATTCCCGCAATACCGATTGCTGATAATAAACCTCCAATTGTAGTTGGAATCAAACAAACGAACAGTGCAATAAAAGCCGCAATCGTGATGGGTGCATTTGCATAGTCGGCAAACGGTTTAAGCGTAACGCACACAATCACAAAGATTAAAGTAAATGCGGCTAATAAAATGGTTAAGGCAATTTCGTTTGGTGTTTTCTGGCGGCTTGCACCTTCAACCAAAGCAATCATTTTATCCAAAAAGCTTTCGCCAGGTTCAGAGGTTACAATTACTTTAATTTTATCAGATAGTACTTTTGTTCCTCCGGTTACAGATGATTTATCACCGCCTGCTTCCCGAATTACAGGAGCACTTTCTCCGGTAATGGCGCTTTCGTCGATAGTCGCTAAACCTTCGATAATTTCACCATCGGTTGCAATTAAATCGCCGGCTTCACAAACGAAAATATCTCCTTTTTTCAATTCAGATGAACTGATATTTTTGATTTCTCCGTTAGGCAAAATTTGTCTTGCAGGAGTTTCTTCACGTGTTTTTCTTAAACTATCGGCTTGAGCTTTTCCTCTTGCTTCGGCAATAGCTTCGGCGAAATTGGCAAACAAAAGCGTTGCAAGTAAAATTAAAAACACAATTAAATTATAAGTAAAACTACCTTGGTCAGTTGCTCCCATTAAAATGGAAACACAAACAGCAAACATAATGGCAGTTCCTATTTCTACGGTAAACATTACCGGATTTTTGATCATCATTTTTGGATTCAGCTTCACAAAAGATTGCACTAAAGCTTCTTTTACTTGCTTACTTTCAAACAATGATGTGGATTTATTAGTTGTCATTTTCTTTTATATTATTTTAAAGTAAAATATTCTGCCAATGGACCTAAAGCCAACGCTGGGAAGAATGATAAAGCGGCAATAATCGCGATTACGGCAAAAACCATTATTCCAAAAATAGAAGTGTCGGTTTTTAAAGTTCCTGCACTTTCCGGGATGTATTTTTTATTCGCCAATAATCCTGCAATTGCCAATGGCCCAACGATAGGAATGAAACGACTCAACAGTAACACAATTCCTGTAGTGATATTCCAGAACGGATTGTTGTCTCCCAAACCTTCAAAACCAGAACCGTTATTGGCAGCGCTTGAAGTATATTCGTATAACATTTCTGAGAATCCGTGATGTCCTGGATTGTTTAACCAGCCTGTTGCATTTCCGCTAAACCAGTAACCCATTGCGGTATCATTTGCAGCAAAATAAGATGCTAAAGCTGTTCCGGCTAATATTAATAAAGGGTGAAGAATGGCGATGAAAGCAGCAATTTTAACTTCCCGTGCTTCGATTTTCTTCCCTAAAAATTCAGGTGTTCGACCAACCATTAATCCGGAAATAAATACTGCCAGAATAATGAAAATATAGAAGTTCAAGATACCAACTCCACAACCGCCGTAAAAGGCATTCACCATCATAGCAAGCAATTCCATAGCACCAGAAACTGGCATTGAACTATCGTGCATACTATTTACAGAACCTGTAGAAATTACTGTTGTTGCAATACTCCAGAATCCTGAAACAGCTGGTCCAAACCGAACCTCTTTTCCTTCCATAGCTCCGGTTGTTTGAACAATTCCCATTTTTTCGATAGCAGGATTTCCGTTCATTTCGCTCATCATTGTCGGGATAACTAATAGAAGGAATCCAACCGTCATAACTCCGAAGATTACGTATGATAATTTCTTTTTCTTTAGATAAAAACCTAAAGCAAAAATCATAGCAAACGGAACTATTAATTGTGACCATAATTCAACTGCATTGGTAAAATAAGTTGGATTTTCTAATGGATGCGCTGAGTTGGCTCCGAAGAATCCACCACCATTTGTACCTAAATGTTTGATAGCAATAAAAGCAGCAGCAGGTCCGCGGGAAACGTCAACGTGATCACCTTGTAAAGTTGTGATAGAATCTTTACTGTCAAAATCCATTGGTGTACCGCTGAATGCTAAAATAGTAGCTACAATAACGGAAAGGGGTAATAAAATACGTGTACAGCTTTTGATGAAATAGTCGTAAAAATTACCTAGTTTTTCTGTAGTTCTTTCTTTCATTGCATTGAAAATTATTGCTGCAGAAGCCATACCAACACCAGCAGAAACAAATTGCAAGAACATCAAAAACATTTGTGATAGGTAAGAAACGCCGCTTTCACCTGAATAATGCTGTAAATTACAGTTTACGACAAATGAAATGGCGGTGTTAAAGGCCAAATCCGGTGTCATGTTTGGATTATTGTCGGGATTTAAAAACAACGATCCCTGAAATAATAAGACGAAAAAGCAAAGAAAGAACCAAATCATATTGATACTTAAAAGTGCTTTTAAGTGTTGTTTCCAGTTCATTTCTTCAGTGGAATTAATGCCGCTGATTTTAAAAATAAATTTTTCAATTGGATTGAAAATTGGATCAAAAAGTGTTTTATCTCCTAAATAAACTTTAGCGATATATTTTCCTAACGGAATGGCTAAAACTATCGAAACGATAAAAATACTGATGACGCCTAATAATTCTGTGTTCATAATATGTGAGTTTTTGTAAAATGTTAATTGTAAAATGAGAAATGTGATTTGTAAAATGAATTGATGAATAGATCTAGTTTTTACATTTCACATAAAACATTTTACTTTTTACATGATTTAAAATTTTTCGGGTTTGATTAATACATAAACCAAATAGCCAAAAACGGCGATGGAAACAATAAATAGTGCAGTCATGATTTAGATTTTTTCAAAAAATTCAACTGATTTAAAACAAATCGCAAACAACACAACGGCCAATGCGAGTAAAAGAATAGTGATTAACATAGGTTTTTATTTTAGATTTTAGAATTCAGATTTTAGATTGTGTTTGAACGATTAAACAATTAAACAGTTAACCGATTAAACTTTTTTATACACCTGACGTATTAATTTGTTTGATATATTCCGCTTTAAGCGTTTGAGGAAATAAATGTGAAATATTGCAGTGACGTACTTCCATAAAAGAAGAAACTGAAAAAACATACACATTCGAAATGGCGTTTTTAGTTTCTAAACTTCCTGTAATAAAAAGACGCTCGGCAAGTGCCAGACATTTTTTTGCTCTAACGATGTTACCAGAAATGATAGATTTTTTGGTAATCTCGGCAAAGCGCTCGGCTTGTTTGTAGATTGAGGTGACTTGATTTTTCATGAGAATGAATTTTTATGTTCTTCCCACTTATGCCAAAAGTCAGACCGAAAAAGGGTTATAACGGTTAAAGTGCTGCCAATAAAAGGATTGTAGCTTCGTGCCAAAAAGCAGGCATAAAAAAAGCCTATCAAAATGATAAGCTTTTATTGAAATGATAGGTTTGTCTGAATTCGTTCCAATTTCCTGCAAGGTTTTCAAAACCTTGTAGGTATTCTAATTATTTGAAACCGTTAGGATGTAAAATTTAAACCTACAAGGTTTTGAAAACCTTGCAGGATCTGATATGCTGATAATTGGAATTTATATTTGTTATTGTATACTATACTCTTCCAGTTTTCGATATAAAGTCGCAATACCAATTTCCAGCAAACGGGCAGCTTCTGCTTTATTACCTTTCGTATAATTTAAAACTTTTTGAATATGCAGTTTTTCAATACTTTGCATAGAAAAAGCCGACATTGATTTGGTTGCTTTTTCAGGTTGATGCTGCATTTCATAAGGCAAAACATCAGCGGTTAAAATATCACCATTACTTAGAATTACAGACCTTTCGATGACATTTTTAAGTTCGCGAATGTTTCCCGGCCAGGAATAATTTTCTAATTTCTGAAGAAAATCATCTGAAATAGTTAATGTTTTTTTATTCGTTTTTTCAGAAAATTGTTTGACGAAATATTGCGTAATTAAGGCAATATCTTTTATTCTTTCCCTTAATGGAGGAAGTTTAATTTCGAAAATATTCAATCGAAAGTATAAATCAGAACGAAAACGGTGTTCGTCACTTTCTGTTTTTAAATCTCTGTTTGTAGCCGCAATTAATCTGAAATTTGATTTTTTTGGCGTTGTGTCTCCAACCGGAATATATTCGCTGGTTTCTAAAACGCGTAATAATTTGGCTTGCAATTCTATTGGCATTTCTCCAATTTCATCCAGAAACAAAGTGCCGCCGTTGGCTTCTTCTATAAAACCTTTTTTATCTTTTAGTGCTCCGGTAAAAGCGCCTTGTTTGTGACCAAAAAGTTCACTTTCCAGAATTTCTTTGCTAAAAGTACTGCAGTTTAAGGCAACAAAAGATTTGCCAACACGATTGCTATTTTCATGAATTGCTTGTGCAAAAACCTCTTTTCCGGTTCCGGTTTCTCCGGTAAGTAAAACAGTAGAATCGGTTTTGGCGACTTTTTTAGCCAGATCAATTACTTGTTCGATTCCTTTAGATTTTCCGATAATGGTATTGAAAGAATATTTATCTCCAATGCGTTTTTCAAGCTGTTTTACTTTTTTCTGTAAATGAGATTTTTCAACAGCTTTATACAAAAGCGGAATAATTTTGTCGTTGTCATCGCCTTTTACAATATAATCAAAAGCGCCATTTTTCATTGCCTGAACGCCATCCGGAATATTCCCGAAAGCCGTCAATAAAATAACTTCTATTAAAGGAAAGCTTCCTTTTATGTTTTGCAGAAAATCAACGCCATTTCCGTCCGGTAATTTTACATCACATAAAACGACATCAATTTCGGTTTGTTCTAATTTTTTAAAACCCGATTTTAAATCTTTGGCTTCAAAAACTTCAAATCCTTCCGATTTTATAATGCGTGCCAGCAGACTTCTCAGTTTTTCTTCGTCGTCTATAATTAAAATTTTGTGTGTCATTTGAGGAAAAGGCTAAAATCGTAATTTACTTTCAGAAGGCAAATTTAGGATTTAAATTACTTCTCTTTTTTGATTCAATGGAAATTCTTGCGAAAATTCAATTTTCAAAATAGTTCCGTTATTATTTTCCATCGTAAATTTTGCATCCAAATCATCACTTAAACCTTTTATCAAACTCATCCCGAATGAATTGCTTTTTTTAGTGTTGAGGTTCATATCAAGACCAATTCCGTTGTCAGAAATATTTAATAGATATTTGTTGTCTAAAATTCGTTCAAGCTTTACAGAAATTATTCCGGTGCGATCTTCAGGAAAAGCATATTTAATCGAATTTGTAATGGCTTCATTCAAAATAAGTCCAAGCGGAACGGCCTGTGCCACATCTAATTCTAATGGATCAATTTTTACTTCGAACCTAATTCTCTGACCAAGCGAAAAAGACTCACGTAAATATTCAACCAACTCCCGTATATAATTAGGCATATTAATCGTCGAAATATTTTCAGAATTATATAATTTTTGATGAATCAAAGACATTGAATGTATTCTATGTTGACTGTTTTTTATGGCTGATAAAGCCATATCGTTATCCAAATAAGCAGATTGTGAATTTAGCAGACTAATGACGGTTTGCAGATTGTTTTTTACACGATGATGAATTTCTTTCAACAACCATTCTTTTTCATTAAGTAAATGATTTAAATTGATATTTTTCTGATTAATTTCTTTTTCTTTCTGCTCAAGTTTGGCGTGATTTCGCTGTTTTAAGCGGTAACGATTGTACAGCAAACCAATGATAATAAGAAGCAATAGTAAAAAACCAATAGATAAATTATTTAAGAGTTTTGATTTTTGTAATTGGCTCTGCTGCAATTTTGCCTGATCGTTTAATAGTTTAATTTTTTGCTCTTTATTGACCGTTTCATATTGAATTTTAAGCTCTTCAATTTGTTTGTTTTTAGCATAATTAATCAAAGAATCACTCATCTTTTTATAAATTTGGTAATGTTTTAAAGCCGATGAATAATTGCCATTTAATGAATCAGTTGTGGATAAGGAAATTTCAAGATCCGGTAAGTTATAATGCTGATTATTTGCTTTAGCTAAAACTGAAATTTTATCAGCATATAATTTCGCTTTGTCTGCCTGATGTCTGCGCGCATAAAAATAAGACATTGAGGCATACGCATTTGAAACATCCAGTAAAGTTTGCGGACCATTTAATTGCTGTGCCGAAAGATCCATTTCTTTAAAATATTTCTCTGCCAAGGCATAATTTTTTAATCGATCGTAACAATTTGCTTTTGTAAAATTCAAAATCATTTTGTCGTACGGGTTCGTTGGCGGAAATTTTACAGTAACAGAATTGATGTAATCAATAGCTTCCTGATTTTTTCCCTTTGATGATAAAGCCGCAACAAGACTCATAAAACTTTTATACCAACTTCCGGCACTTATATAATGTTGTCCATAATAGACACTTTTTTGATACATTTCTGCAGCTTCTTCATAATGACCTAAAACCAGATAAACGTTTCCGAAACGCAAATAAAACGTATCAGCAAAATTATAATCGTTAAGGGTTTTTACTGTTTTAATCGTTTTTAAAGCATAATACAAAGAGCTTTTGATATTATGTCGGTTAAGCTCTATATATGAAATTGCCGATTCTGTAAATTGAGTATGTTTAAACCCAATTTTTCTTTGGTTGTATAAGTTTTGATAAAATTCTTTATTGGCTAAATTGATGTTTCCGCTGAAATAATGTATTGTAATAAGCTTTAGATGCATTTCTATCGCCTTTTCCTCTAATCCTAATGTTTTGTAAAGTTGTATCGCTTCGTTTAGGATTTTTTCTTTTTCAGGATCGGGAAAAGGTAAAGTAGAACCTTCATTTGCCAAGGCATCGGCAAGAGCCTTTTTATCATTTTGTTTTCGGCATTCGTTTACAACTCTGCTAAAACAATTTTTACTTTCGGTAAAATTATGTTCCTGATTATAGTATTTTCCCAGTAATAATAAACTTTCATGCTTCCATTTTATAATTTTAAGCTGATTGCTTGTTTGTACCGCTTCATTAATATATTTGAAAGCATTTTGAAGATCTTCGGGTTTTGTTCCGGGTTTATAAAGGTAAAAACTTCCCAGCTGAAGCAGCAATAAAATTTTGTCTGAACCTTTTGCCTGGGATAAAAGTTTTGTGGCAGCATTTATATTCCCTTTTTTAATCAATTCACTGCCAATTATTATATTTCCATTTTCGTTATATCCTTCATCATAACTTAGCGAAAGAGGTAAATTGTACGCTTTTGTAGTTAATACCGCCGAACTGTCTTCGTCAATCTTTCCTTGATTTGTTGCATACAAAAAAGTAGTACAAAACTGAAATAGCAAACGCTTCTTTTTTAAATCATAACCTGCTGTTGAAGTGGATGTTTGCGCAACGGAATGAAGAGAAATAAGAAGTAAAAAGTAAAAACAAAAAGCTTGTTTCATGATGAGGTTATAATTAGGTTTTTGGAAGTTTTTGTGGTCAAACAAATATAGAAATAAACCAAACAGATTTTTTTAAATAATATCAGGAAAATTCACATAAAAGATATTTTTTTTGTTTTAAATTTGAAATAATAACGATTTTAATTAGAATAATTAAGTAATTTTATACCAGTCAATTACACTAATTACATACAAAAAATACCACATTTATGAAAACGGTTCTCGGCGATATAAATACTGAATCAGTGACTACATTAAAAAAGCGAATTTTAATTGTTGAAGATCAATTTATTGAAGCTCATGATTTGCAATTAATTCTTGAAAAAGCAAATTATGAAGTAACCGGAATTACACGTTCTGTTGATCAGGCTTTAGAACAGATTCAAATAGAAAAACCGGATTTGGTTTTTGTGGATATTATGCTAAAAGGCAGCAGAAACGGAATTGAACTGGCGCAGATTTTAAAAGAAAACCGTATTGGTTTTATTTACATTTCTGCCAATTCAAGTAAAAGTATTTTAGATCAGGCAAAGATTACGCAGCCTTACGGATTTATTGTAAAACCTTTTCGCGAACAAGATGTTTTAACAACACTCGAAATTGCTTTTTATCGTCAGGAATATAGTTTGGAATCGCAATTAATGCAGCAATTTCAGCTGCAAAACAGCATTGCAGAAATTACCAAATTAAAACTTAAATGGGAAGATGCTTTATTGGCATTCGCAAAAGTAGTACAAGCTTTTATCTCATTTGATTATTTAGAAGCAGGTTTTACAAATACAATGCATTATGCAAATCTTGGAATAATGCGTAAAAATATAGATGATTATCAGATTATTAATCCGGATAAATTTTCGAAAATAGCCGATATTTCGGTAAAAGAGTTAAACGAGACATATAAAAAATCTAAAATAGATTTAAAGCCAATTGT
It contains:
- a CDS encoding porin, coding for MKKIILTALIAFGFSNLHAQEETKSPFTFSGYVETYYSYDFGKPEDHTRPGFFYNYNKSNEVNINLGLAKVNYSKDNVRGNFALMAGTYAEYNMSAEQGLLKNIYEANVGVKISQSHNLWIDAGIMPAHIGFESAIGKDCQTLTRSILAENSPYYEAGVKIGYTSESGKWYLAGMYLNGWQRIEKVEGNQTPAFGTQVTYKPSDKVVLNWSTYVGNEQPDIDKKWRYFNNFYGQFKVTDKTNVTAGFDVGSQQAAKNSNKYDTWFSPVLILQYKPTDKIQLAARGEYYSDEKGVIIATETPNGFKTYGFSANFDYLVTDNVMFRIEARNLSSKDEIFTKDNLPTDTNTFVTTSLAISF
- a CDS encoding K(+)-transporting ATPase subunit C gives rise to the protein MKTIFSLLKLTLLTVILFAVIYPLAIYGIAQFAPNHGKGETISVNGKVVGYQKIGQKFDKSNYFWGRPSAVDYNAAGSAGSNKGPSNADYLALVQKRIDTFLVVHPYLKKSEIPSDMVTASGSGLDPNISPQGALIQVKRVAKERKLAEDKVKALVEANINTPKVMGTPTVNVLELNVALDELSKKGS
- the kdpB gene encoding potassium-transporting ATPase subunit KdpB, coding for MTTNKSTSLFESKQVKEALVQSFVKLNPKMMIKNPVMFTVEIGTAIMFAVCVSILMGATDQGSFTYNLIVFLILLATLLFANFAEAIAEARGKAQADSLRKTREETPARQILPNGEIKNISSSELKKGDIFVCEAGDLIATDGEIIEGLATIDESAITGESAPVIREAGGDKSSVTGGTKVLSDKIKVIVTSEPGESFLDKMIALVEGASRQKTPNEIALTILLAAFTLIFVIVCVTLKPFADYANAPITIAAFIALFVCLIPTTIGGLLSAIGIAGMDRALRANVITKSGKAVETAGDIDVLLLDKTGTITIGNRKATNFYPAKGVTEEDFIKSAVLSSLADDTPEGKSIVELAGAETANKLSIEGATLIKFTAETRTSGVILKDGTNIRKGAQDAAKNIAKQAGNSFPEDTAQKVIDISTNGGTPLVVIKNDQVQGVIELQDIIKTGMKERFDRLRKMGVKTVMVTGDNPLTAKFIAEAAGVDDFIAEAKPEDKMNYIKNEQNLGKLVAMMGDGTNDAPALAQANVGVAMNSGTQAAKEAGNMVDLDNDPTKLIEIIEIGKQLLMTRGTLTTFSIANDVAKYFAIVPALFITAIPALEGLNIMRLHSPESAILSAVIFNAIIIPILIPLALRGVDYKPIGASAILKRNLLIYGLGGLIVPFIGIKLIDLLVAMFI
- the kdpA gene encoding potassium-transporting ATPase subunit KdpA, with amino-acid sequence MNTELLGVISIFIVSIVLAIPLGKYIAKVYLGDKTLFDPIFNPIEKFIFKISGINSTEEMNWKQHLKALLSINMIWFFLCFFVLLFQGSLFLNPDNNPNMTPDLAFNTAISFVVNCNLQHYSGESGVSYLSQMFLMFLQFVSAGVGMASAAIIFNAMKERTTEKLGNFYDYFIKSCTRILLPLSVIVATILAFSGTPMDFDSKDSITTLQGDHVDVSRGPAAAFIAIKHLGTNGGGFFGANSAHPLENPTYFTNAVELWSQLIVPFAMIFALGFYLKKKKLSYVIFGVMTVGFLLLVIPTMMSEMNGNPAIEKMGIVQTTGAMEGKEVRFGPAVSGFWSIATTVISTGSVNSMHDSSMPVSGAMELLAMMVNAFYGGCGVGILNFYIFIILAVFISGLMVGRTPEFLGKKIEAREVKIAAFIAILHPLLILAGTALASYFAANDTAMGYWFSGNATGWLNNPGHHGFSEMLYEYTSSAANNGSGFEGLGDNNPFWNITTGIVLLLSRFIPIVGPLAIAGLLANKKYIPESAGTLKTDTSIFGIMVFAVIAIIAALSFFPALALGPLAEYFTLK
- the kdpF gene encoding K(+)-transporting ATPase subunit F, with translation MTALFIVSIAVFGYLVYVLIKPEKF
- a CDS encoding sigma-54-dependent transcriptional regulator, producing the protein MTHKILIIDDEEKLRSLLARIIKSEGFEVFEAKDLKSGFKKLEQTEIDVVLCDVKLPDGNGVDFLQNIKGSFPLIEVILLTAFGNIPDGVQAMKNGAFDYIVKGDDNDKIIPLLYKAVEKSHLQKKVKQLEKRIGDKYSFNTIIGKSKGIEQVIDLAKKVAKTDSTVLLTGETGTGKEVFAQAIHENSNRVGKSFVALNCSTFSKEILESELFGHKQGAFTGALKDKKGFIEEANGGTLFLDEIGEMPIELQAKLLRVLETSEYIPVGDTTPKKSNFRLIAATNRDLKTESDEHRFRSDLYFRLNIFEIKLPPLRERIKDIALITQYFVKQFSEKTNKKTLTISDDFLQKLENYSWPGNIRELKNVIERSVILSNGDILTADVLPYEMQHQPEKATKSMSAFSMQSIEKLHIQKVLNYTKGNKAEAARLLEIGIATLYRKLEEYSIQ
- a CDS encoding histidine kinase dimerization/phosphoacceptor domain -containing protein; protein product: MKQAFCFYFLLLISLHSVAQTSTSTAGYDLKKKRLLFQFCTTFLYATNQGKIDEDSSAVLTTKAYNLPLSLSYDEGYNENGNIIIGSELIKKGNINAATKLLSQAKGSDKILLLLQLGSFYLYKPGTKPEDLQNAFKYINEAVQTSNQLKIIKWKHESLLLLGKYYNQEHNFTESKNCFSRVVNECRKQNDKKALADALANEGSTLPFPDPEKEKILNEAIQLYKTLGLEEKAIEMHLKLITIHYFSGNINLANKEFYQNLYNQRKIGFKHTQFTESAISYIELNRHNIKSSLYYALKTIKTVKTLNDYNFADTFYLRFGNVYLVLGHYEEAAEMYQKSVYYGQHYISAGSWYKSFMSLVAALSSKGKNQEAIDYINSVTVKFPPTNPYDKMILNFTKANCYDRLKNYALAEKYFKEMDLSAQQLNGPQTLLDVSNAYASMSYFYARRHQADKAKLYADKISVLAKANNQHYNLPDLEISLSTTDSLNGNYSSALKHYQIYKKMSDSLINYAKNKQIEELKIQYETVNKEQKIKLLNDQAKLQQSQLQKSKLLNNLSIGFLLLLLIIIGLLYNRYRLKQRNHAKLEQKEKEINQKNINLNHLLNEKEWLLKEIHHRVKNNLQTVISLLNSQSAYLDNDMALSAIKNSQHRIHSMSLIHQKLYNSENISTINMPNYIRELVEYLRESFSLGQRIRFEVKIDPLELDVAQAVPLGLILNEAITNSIKYAFPEDRTGIISVKLERILDNKYLLNISDNGIGLDMNLNTKKSNSFGMSLIKGLSDDLDAKFTMENNNGTILKIEFSQEFPLNQKREVI